AAAAAGCTGCTGCCAAACGGCGCGAGGAACTCCTGACGCCGATCGCCAAGGCCTGGTCGACGGATGTCGGTGTCGAGGTTGCCTCGGCCAATATCCAGGTCCATGGCGGGATGGGCTATATCGAGGAAACCGGCGCCGCCCAGCACCTGCGCGATGCCCGCATCACCCCGATCTATGAAGGCACCAACGCCATCCAGGCCATCGACCTGGTCGGTCGCAAACTCTCCATGGCCGATGGCGCGGCTTTCGATGAGCTATACGCCGATATCGACCAGACTATCGAAAGCTGCCTGACATCCTCCCATCCCGACCTTCCGCCGCTCGGCGAGCGTCTGCGCGACAGTCTGGAAGCCCTGCAGGAGGCGGCGGACTGGCTGGCCGAGGCCGACATGAAGGACCGCCTGGCCGGCGCCACGCCTTTCCTCACCCTGGCCGGGGAAACGGTCGGCGGTTGGCTGTTGTGTGTTGGTGCCGTCTCTGCCCGTCGCCGCCAGAAGGAGAATGTCGGTGATCCGGCCTTCGCCGCCCAGCGCATCGCCCTGGCCAATTTCTACGCCGAAGCGGTGATGACCCTGGCCCCCTCGCGTGTCGATGACATCACCATGGGCGCCGACATGATCGACGAGGTCGGGTTCGGGCTTTAGGAGCGTATCTTTTCCTCCCTGCATGGTGGAGAGAAAAATCGCCTTCCATCCCCCTACATTTTTTCCGGAGGCGCGCCGCGCCATCCGGGACCGACGGGAGACTCATCGCTTGCCAGACAGGCCAGTCGGTCCCGGCTCTCCGCCCCGCTTTTGCGGGGCTGCGGCCGGGAAAAACGGGTTTGAATTGCGGAGGCGGTAGAGGCACGGCTGAGAAACGTAGCGCTTGCCCCCGCCTTGCGTCCGGCCTTCGCCGGACATGCAGCGGGGATGACAAGCTTGATCTGGGCCTCAGACAAACATCGCGTCGGCGTCCGGGTGGCCGCGTCCGTCGAGGAGGCGGATCAGGCCGACGACGCCGCGGACGAGGACCCACAGCCAGATCAGGGCCAGGCCGATCAGGCCGAAGGGTGACAGGATCACGGTCATGATCATGAAGGTGCACACGATGATGCCCAGCACAGCCGTCCAGAATGACTTGATCTGATAGGTGTAGTGCGATTGCAGCCAGTGCGGCGCCCGCTCGCGGCGGGCATAGGCGATGATCACCGCCAGGATGGTGGAGATGCCGATGATGTTGCCGATCAGGAACAGGACATAGTTCAGCCCGGCGAAAAGCTTGTCGTCGCGGTCTGAAGCGTGGCTGTTGCCGGGTTCGATGATCGTCTCTGACATGATGCAAATCTCCTTGTCGGCCAACTTGCCAGACCGGGAGCTGCGGTCCAAGCGGGAAGCCGTCCGGGTCAATCCCCTGCGTCCCGCGTGCCACGCTGTCAGCTTAAAATTCCGTCATTGGCAGGCGGGCTTCTTGGTAATGGCGCGAATTCGACGTATCGAAGTGGCTTGTTTGTCAGGTCAGGTCCTGTTCAGCCAATGTTAGGCAGAATACTCGATATCTTGATCCCGGTTTTGCTGCTGGGCGGGTTGCTGGCCTATCTGGCCCTTATGGCGATCGGATTACTGAGCGGTTGGCATCTGCCCTATCCGGCCAGTTTCTGGTGGCTCGCGGCGACCGGATGCCCGGCACTGGGCGTGGCATTGATTTATTGGCGGGGCCAGTCGGATGGACCTGCCCTGCAAGGGGAAGAGACATGAGCCTGATCGTCACCATGGGTGAGACCGTTCCGGGTCGCGAGATCGACCGAGTGGTCGGCCTGGCCCGCGGCAATGTCGTGCGGGCCCGCTTTTTCGGCCGTGATTTCATCGCCGGACTGCGCAATCTGGTCGGCGGCGAAGTCCCCGAATACACCAATCTTCTCTCGGAATCGCGCGAACAGGCGCTCGACCGCATGGCGAAACATGCCGAAGAGCTGGGCGCCGACGCCATCATCTCCGTCCGCCTGACCACATCATCGGTCATGGAAGGCGCCGCGGAAATCCTCGCCTACGGTACGGCTGTCAAACTGAAATGAGTCCTTTGATGAAGCGTCTTGCGGGCCGTGCGGCCGATGAAATCATGGAAACCGTGCGGTTCATCGGCGGTGTCGTCGCCGTCTGGCTGGGTCTTGTGACCTTCGGCTTTGCGGCCTTCCACATCCCGTCGGAAAGCATGCAGCCCTCGCTGGAAGTCGGCGATCGGGTGCTGGTGTCCAAATGGGCCTATGGCTATTCCGTTCACTCCCTGCCGCTGGGGATTGGCTATGTGCTGCCCGACAGCTGGAATGGCCGCATCGGCTGGTCGCAGCCGCGCCGTGGTGATGTCGTGGTCTTCCGCGACGAGAACCAGACGCCGCCGCGAAACCTCATCAAGCGCGTCACCGGTGTGGCCGGTGATGTGATCGAAGTGCGCGAAGGCCGTCTCTACATCAATGGCGAGGTCGCGCCGCGCATGCTGGAAGATATCCGCACCTATCGCGAGGACCGGACTGGCCAGCCGGTGACGGTAAGCCATTATACCGAGATCCTGCCGGGCGATCGCGATCATCCGATCTATGAGCGGACCGACGATTATCATCTGGACGATTTCGGGCCGGTCACGGTGCGTCCGGGGACTGTCTTTGTGATGGGCGACAATCGGGACGCCTCCAGCGACAGCCGCGCCTCCGGCGGGCCGGGCTTTGTGCCGCTGGAAAATGTCGTCGGCCGGGCCGAGACAGTCCTGTTCACGCTGGAAAGCTGTCGCCGCGAGCAGGGGCTTTATTGCCCGCGCGGCCGGGTCTGGGGCGGGCTGTAGGCCATGTGGCGCTGGGTTGCGGGTCTGGGTCTGATTGTTTTCGGCCTAGCCTCCAGCCTGTTCTCCAGCCTGGCCCTGTTTTCCACGCAGGCGATGAGCATGATGCCGGCCGTCGAGCCCGGACAGCGTTTCATCGTCAACAAGCTGGCCTATGGCTACAGCACGGTCAGCCTGCCGCTGGTCGGTACCCGGCTTGATCCGAACAGGCTGGTTGCCGGACCGGCGCCGCGGCGCGGTGATATCATCGTTTTCCTGGACACGACGCAGAGCCCGGCGCGGACGATTGTCAGCCGCGTCGCTGCCGTGGCGGGTGACGAAGCCGCCTATGATGGTGGGCGCCTTGTCATCAATGGCGATTATGTCCAACGCGACGCACTCGGCCCGGAGACGCTTGTCACCCGGGGCAGGCCACAACAGGTGACCCGATATCGCGAAACGCTTCCCGGTGGCATGTCACACGAGATTTTCGAGCTGGGTGATGAAGGACCGATGGATCAGACCTGGCCCGTTACCGTGCCGGAGGGCCATGTCTTCGTGCTTGGCGACAATCGGGATCAATCTCGTGACAGTCGCGCTCCGGGCGGCCCGGGCATGGTCCCGCTGGCGCGCATTCTGGGTCGTGTCAGCGACTAGTCTGGCGCCAGCTCCGGCACCGCTCTAGTCTCTTCCCAAATCACTCAATCGGGGAGAGGGCGCATGAGCCTCAAGGGAAAGACGATTTTCATCACCGGCGCTTCGCGCGGGATTGGTCTGGCCATTGGCGAGCGCTGTGCCCGTGATGGCGCCAATATCATCATCGCCGCCAAGTCCGACACGGTCGATCCGCGTCTCGAGGGCACGATCCACACTGCCGCCGCGGCGATCGAAGCAGCCGGCGGACAGGCGCTGGCGGTCAAGTGTGATATCCGTGACGAAGCCCAGGTCGAAGCGGCAGTGGAGGCCGGGGTCGAGCGCTTTGGCGGTATCGACGCCGTTATCAACAATGCCTCCGCCATCTATCCGCGGCCGACGGCTGACGTACCGATGAAGCGCTATGACCTGATGCATCAGGTCAATGGCCGCGGCACTTTCCTGACCACGCAGAAATGCCTGCCGCATCTGATGAAGGCGGAAAACCCGCACATCATCGCCCTGGCGCCGCCGCTCGACATGCGCGGCCTGTGGTTCGGACCGCACGTCGCCTATACCTCGGCGAAATACCAGATGAGCCTGTGCATCCTGGGCTGGGGCGAGGAGTTCAAGGGCAAGATCGGCGCCAATGCGATCTGGCCGCGTACTGCGGTCGCCACCGCCGCGATCTCGAACGTTTTGGCCGGCGAAGAGGCGATGAAGAGTTGCCGCAAGCCGGAAATTCTCGCTGACACCGCCTATGCCGTCCTCAACAAGCCGGCGGCGAGCTTCACCGGCAATTTCATCATCGATGACAGCTTCCTGTGGGATGAGGGCGAGCGCGATCTCGACAAGTATTCCTACGATCCGTCGATCGAGCTCCTGCCCGACTTCTTCGTGCCGGAAGAGCCGGCTGCGCCTCCGGGCGTGAAGATCATGGCGATCCCGGCGGCACACTGAGCCGGCTCGCGACAATCCCCGGTCATTGCTCCAGGCCCCGATTTGGCGCAAAACGGACGCAATGACCGACACTTTCCTCACCATGGCCTATGCCATCGCCGCCGGATCGATCGGCTTTGCGCTGGCCATCGCGCTGACCCGTGGCGGTCAGCGCGGCGACCGGTCCTTGTATTTTTGCCTGGCGCTGATCGCGCTGCTGGCACATGTGCTCGGCCAGCTGGTCATTGTCACGGGCGCCTACCGCTATGCGCCGCACCTGGTCGGGGCTGACCTTGTGTTCAAGATGGTGCTGGGCCCGGCGGTCTACTTCTTCGCCCGTGCCCTGATGTCGACGGATAAGCCGCGTTTTGGCGGCTTCGACTGGCTGGTGCTGCTCGGCCCGGTGCTGGTCCTTGTCGCGACCCTGCCCTTCGCCAGCCTGAGCGCCGAACAGAAGCTCGCCCTGGCCGACCCGGCGACCCGAAATCCCGACCACTTCCGGATCGCGCTCTACACCTGCACTGCGTCGCTGGTCATCTTCCTGGCCTTCACCGGTTGCTACCTCGTCGCCGCGCTGAGGCTGCAGGTGCGTCACAGGCGGCGCATGTTGGAAGAGTTTGCGAATGTCGAACGCAAATCCCTCGACTGGCTGCGTACCATCCTGCTGGTATTCGCCGGCGCCTGGACGTTTTTCGCCATCAAGCAGGTCCTGTGGGTCACCGGTACGTCCATCCCGGCCTTCAACATTGCCTTGGCCTTCACGGAAACCCTTGCCATCGCGGCCTTTGCCTATCTCGGTGTGCACCAGCCCGAGCTGCCCTCCGAGCGGAATACCAAGGACAGGGCGAGCACAGCCGACGCGTCAGCCAGACGCCCGATCCTGACCGAACAGCGCATGAGCCGGACGGCCGCGAAACTGGTCGGCGCGCTGGAGGCCGACAAGCTTTACGCCGACAGTGATCTGTCGCTGCGCAAGCTGTCCGACATCACGGGCGTCACCAAGAACCATATCTCCGAGACGCTATCCCAGCATCTCGGCGTCAATTTCTTTGACTTTGTGAACAGCCACCGGGCTGACGAGGCCAAGCGACTTCTGAGCGAGACCGAGCTGAATACGCTGGAAGTCGCCTTCGAGGTCGGGTTCAACTCCCGGTCGACCTTCAACGCGGCGTTCAAGAAACATGTCGGCGCACCGCCGAGCCAGTATCGGGCCGAGGTGCGCAGCGCCGGGCCGCGAGACCTGGAAAACGCCCTCCACTGACACACGTCGATGTCCGAATGGCCCCATTCGGACGACAGGCAGGCCAACCTCCCGCATCAACGGGGGGCCGGTGACCGCGCCGGCTTGGTTCACTGCTTGGTCGACGGAGACGCTCACGCCATGTCTGCAATTCAACATTCTGAACAATCAGCTCGCCGCATGGCACGGCTGGCTGGTTTGTCCTATCTCATCTACACCCTCGCAGGGCTGTACATCACCTTTGGACCGCTACCCGGGCTGAGTACGCTTCTGAGCGGCGAGGCGCCGCCCGAGCGCGACGAATTCCTGTTCCGGACCGGATTTCTGGCCGAGATGGTCATGTATATCTTCGTCGTCGTTTCTGCTGCCGCCATGTATGCCGTGCTGAGGTCGGTGAGCCAGGGCACGGCCATGGTCGGTGCTTTTTGCCGGCTGATCGAAGGCGCGATGGGCGCAACCTTCATCGTCTTCAAATATGCCGCGTTTGCGGCGGTCGTGAATCCCGATCTGAGTCCCGGCTTTTCCGGTGAGGAGCGGTCAGCGCTCGTGACGCTCCTGCGCGACGTCTACGGGTCGACGATCTATTTGCTGCTGATCCCGATGGCCGTTGGCGGTGTCCTCTACTTTGCCCTGTTTTTCCGGGCGCGCTTCATCCCGCGCTGGCTCGCGGCCTGGGGCGTTTTAACCTATTTCGTGATCGGAACGCTGGCCGGTGTGATCATCCTGTTCCCGTCCGTGAGGGAGCACGTCATGTTGTTCTTCATTCCGGGCGCCCTGTTTGAATGGGTTGTGGCGTTCTGGCTGCTCTTCGCAGGGATCAACACCCGGCACTGGTGGGGCAAGTCCTCCGGCGCCACTGAGGGTGCCACTGCTCCCTGACGGCGCCTCTGCACAGGGTGTGATGGTCGTCACACCCTGTGTAAGTCTTTGCCGCACAACACAACTTTGACATTGTATGAATCCGATTCACCATTAGCGTCGGCCTTGTCAAAACAGGACAGTGAGGGGCGGAGCAATGCGGACGCGATCAGGGGGTGGTTGGATCAGTGTGGTGGTGATAGCCGGCGTGGCCATCGGCTTCGCGATCGCCTGGATACAGGGGGGCTCGCCCTACGGTTTCTGACGGGCACCCGCGGGTCGCATTGCGGCACGAAAATCCCGCTTGCGCTTTTTCAAAATTCGCCAATATGGGAGTTGGAGCGTCGCACTCTGCGGCCGGGCTCACATGATGAGCTGCCGCTGATCCTTCGCCTGCCGTCGACGCGGCCGGCCGGAGTGACCCATTCATGCTTCTCGTGGACACCTATCTGGCTCCCAGCCCCCTGGAAGGGCTGGGCGTTTTTGCTTCTCAAACCATCCCCGCCGGCACGCTGGTCTGGGTGCTCGACCCGGCCGTCGACCTGATCCTGACCGAGGCCCAGCTGGCCGAACGGCCGCAGATCTACCGTCAGTTCATGCAGCGCTATGCCTATTTCGACCGCAGCCTGAACGGCTATCTGCTCGATGGCGATCATGCCCGCTTTCTCAATCATGCCGCCGAGCCGAATATCGATTTTCGGGCCGACGGCAATGGCGAAGCCCGCCGCGAGATCCTGCCGGGAGAGGAAATCCTGTGCGACTACAGCCAGTTCATGGAGAATGTCGTGCTCCTGCCAAGCTCGGCCCGTCCGGGCGCGGCCATTGTCGCGGCCTGAATTTGTGGGCCAGGCAGGCCGTGTCGGGACTGGCCAGCGCGGCGTGACCGCCGCACACTGGCCGCCATGAAAACCACGATCTTTGACAGTCCCGCCAGCCGTCTCCATCTCGTCCCGCCCGGTCATCCCGAGCATGTCGGCCGCTATGAGGCGGTGCGTGAGGCATTGCTGGCCCTGCCAGGCTGTGACTGGCGCGAGGCGCCGACGGCGGCGATGACCGATGTGGCCCGTTTCCATAGCGCCGCCCATGTTGATCGCGTCCTGACCGCCTGTGCCGATGCGCCGGCCGGCCAGTGGCTGGCGCTGGACCCGGACACGCTGGTCTGTGACCGCTCGGCGGCCGCCGCCCTGGGCGCTGTCGGTGCGGCTGTTGCCGCGGTCAATCAGGTGATCGCCGATGAAGGCGGCGCGGCTTTTGTGCTGGCCCGTCCGCCCGGCCACCACGCCGAGCCTGACCGGCCGATGGGCTTTTGCCTGTTCAACACCATCGCCATTGCCGCTGCCCATGCGCTGGAGGTGCATGACCTGACCTCGGTCGCCATTGTCGATATCGATGTCCATCACGGCAATGGCACGCAATGTCTGGCCGAGCGTGAGGCGCGGGTCTTTTTCGCCTCGCTGCACCAGGCGCCGCTCTATCCCGGGACGGGCGGCGAGGGCGAGACCGGTCTCAATGGCAATGTCCTCAATTGCCCGATGCCGGATGGGGTGACGGGGCAGCAATGGCGTCAGCGATTCGAGGCCGCTGTCCTTCCGGCGCTGCGCCGGGCGCGGCCGCAACTGGTTCTGGTCTCGGCCGGATTTGATGCGCATGCGGACGATCCGGTCGGTGGCTGGGGCCTGCGCAGCAATGACTATGCCTGGGCGGCCGGACAACTGGCTGGCATTGCGCGAGATTTTGGCGGCTCGCGGCTTGTTTCCGTGCTGGAGGGTGGCTACGACTGTCCGGCCCTGGGGCGATCGGCGGCGGCATTTGTCGACGCGTTGTCCCAGGCGTGAGATCCGAATTCTGCCAGGCTGCGACGGGGCGTGCCGGCTGCCGAGCTTGCCCCGCGCTGGCCCCCGCGCGTGACCGTGACATTGCATGACCGAGATCGACACCACCGGCGCCGCGCGGCGCGGCTACATCACCATCGCCCGCCACGGCCAGCCGCTCGCCAATCGCGAGGCGATGATGGACTGGCGCGGCTATGAGGACTGGTGGGACAATATCTACCAGCCGGCTCCGCTGGTTGAAGGCCAGGTCGCGCCCGAGCCGCTGAAGGACCAGGCGGTCGGCGCCCGGACGATATTCGCCTCGACACTGCGCCGGGCGATCGAGACCGCCCAGGCGGTCGCGCCGGGCCGTGAGCTGGTGATCGAGGGCGATTTTGTCGAGGCCGAATTGCCGCCGCCGCCCTGGCCCGGGCGTTTCATGGCCAAGACCTGGGGCGTGTTTGCGCGCTGTACCTGGTGGCTGGGCCAGTCGCGTGGCCGGGAAAGCCGCATCGAAGCCGACCAGCGCGCCGCCCGCGCTGTTGGCCGACTGATCGAGGCTGCCGAGAGCGGACCTGTGGTGTGCTGCGCCCATGGCTGGTTCAACCGCATGATGCGGCCCCATCTCAAGGCGGCCGGCTGGGTCTGCGTGCGCGATGGCGGGGATAGTTACTGGTCCTGGCGCCGCTATGAGTATCGCGGCGATCGGGGCGCTGACTGAACGGGCGATTGCGGCGCCGGACGGGGCTTTCTATGGTGGCCCCCCAATTCCGACCCGACCGATGACGGAGAGACAGGATGGCGTCCGAGCCGCATGCCGACATTGCGACCCTGAGCTTTGAAAATGCCCTTGCCGAGCTGGAAGGCATTGTCCGCCAGCTTGAGTCCGGCGAGGTCGAACTGGAACGCTCGATCGAGATTTATGAACGCGGCGCTGCCCTGCGGGCCTATTGCGACAGCAAGCTGAAAAGTGCCGAGCTGAAGGTCGAGAAAATTGTCCGCGGCGAGGACGGCCAGCCGGCAACGGAGCCGGCCGGGCTCGACCCGGCATGACGGATACGGCGCCCGGAACCGCGTCGATCGAGGATTTTCTCAAACTCGACATCCGGGTCGGCACCGTGGTGCGGGCTGAAGACTTCCCCGAAGCCCGCAAGCCGGCCATCCGCCTGTGGATCGATTTCGGTGGCGAGCTGGGGACGAGGAAATCCTCGGCCCAGATCACGGCTCATTATACGCCGGACGCGCTGATCGGCCGCCAGGTGCTGGCGGTGGTGAATTTTCCGCCGCGCCAGATCGGCCCGATGCGCTCTGAAGTGCTGACTCTCGGCGTTTCTGATGGCATGGGAGAGATCGTGCTGATGGCACCGGATCAGGCGGTGCCGGATGGCTCGCGCCTGCACTAGGCATGCAAGCGGGTCCGCGCTGGCAATGGCGCGACCCGGGGGACAGGACAGTCAGGGCAGGACAGGCAGGGCCAATGGAGAATTTCGAACAGCGACTCAATGAGCATGCCGACCGCGTCACGGTCGCGCTTGATGCGTTGCTGCCGCGCGCCGAGGGACCGGAAGCCCATCTCAATTCCGCCATGCGCTATGCGGCCCTGGGGCCGGGCAAGCGCCTGCGTCCCTTCCTGACCATCGAGGCCGGCCATCTTGTCCATGCCGATGAGCGCGGCGTCCTGCGGGCCGCCTGCGCGCTGGAATGCATCCATGCCTATTCGCTCATCCATGACGACCTGCCCTGCATGGATGATGACGACATGCGTCGCGGTCGCCCGACCGTCCACAAGGCCTATGACGAGGCCACTGCGGTCCTCGCCGGCGACGGTCTGCAGTCGATCGCCTATGAGATCCTCGCCCATCCCGACACCCATCAGCGCGGCAGTGTGCGGGCCCGTCTGGTCGAGCGCCTGTCTCGCGCCTCGG
The window above is part of the Maricaulis maris MCS10 genome. Proteins encoded here:
- a CDS encoding DUF4870 family protein — translated: MSETIIEPGNSHASDRDDKLFAGLNYVLFLIGNIIGISTILAVIIAYARRERAPHWLQSHYTYQIKSFWTAVLGIIVCTFMIMTVILSPFGLIGLALIWLWVLVRGVVGLIRLLDGRGHPDADAMFV
- a CDS encoding YbjQ family protein; the protein is MSLIVTMGETVPGREIDRVVGLARGNVVRARFFGRDFIAGLRNLVGGEVPEYTNLLSESREQALDRMAKHAEELGADAIISVRLTTSSVMEGAAEILAYGTAVKLK
- the lepB gene encoding signal peptidase I, giving the protein MKRLAGRAADEIMETVRFIGGVVAVWLGLVTFGFAAFHIPSESMQPSLEVGDRVLVSKWAYGYSVHSLPLGIGYVLPDSWNGRIGWSQPRRGDVVVFRDENQTPPRNLIKRVTGVAGDVIEVREGRLYINGEVAPRMLEDIRTYREDRTGQPVTVSHYTEILPGDRDHPIYERTDDYHLDDFGPVTVRPGTVFVMGDNRDASSDSRASGGPGFVPLENVVGRAETVLFTLESCRREQGLYCPRGRVWGGL
- the lepB gene encoding signal peptidase I translates to MWRWVAGLGLIVFGLASSLFSSLALFSTQAMSMMPAVEPGQRFIVNKLAYGYSTVSLPLVGTRLDPNRLVAGPAPRRGDIIVFLDTTQSPARTIVSRVAAVAGDEAAYDGGRLVINGDYVQRDALGPETLVTRGRPQQVTRYRETLPGGMSHEIFELGDEGPMDQTWPVTVPEGHVFVLGDNRDQSRDSRAPGGPGMVPLARILGRVSD
- a CDS encoding SDR family oxidoreductase, with protein sequence MSLKGKTIFITGASRGIGLAIGERCARDGANIIIAAKSDTVDPRLEGTIHTAAAAIEAAGGQALAVKCDIRDEAQVEAAVEAGVERFGGIDAVINNASAIYPRPTADVPMKRYDLMHQVNGRGTFLTTQKCLPHLMKAENPHIIALAPPLDMRGLWFGPHVAYTSAKYQMSLCILGWGEEFKGKIGANAIWPRTAVATAAISNVLAGEEAMKSCRKPEILADTAYAVLNKPAASFTGNFIIDDSFLWDEGERDLDKYSYDPSIELLPDFFVPEEPAAPPGVKIMAIPAAH
- a CDS encoding helix-turn-helix domain-containing protein translates to MTDTFLTMAYAIAAGSIGFALAIALTRGGQRGDRSLYFCLALIALLAHVLGQLVIVTGAYRYAPHLVGADLVFKMVLGPAVYFFARALMSTDKPRFGGFDWLVLLGPVLVLVATLPFASLSAEQKLALADPATRNPDHFRIALYTCTASLVIFLAFTGCYLVAALRLQVRHRRRMLEEFANVERKSLDWLRTILLVFAGAWTFFAIKQVLWVTGTSIPAFNIALAFTETLAIAAFAYLGVHQPELPSERNTKDRASTADASARRPILTEQRMSRTAAKLVGALEADKLYADSDLSLRKLSDITGVTKNHISETLSQHLGVNFFDFVNSHRADEAKRLLSETELNTLEVAFEVGFNSRSTFNAAFKKHVGAPPSQYRAEVRSAGPRDLENALH
- a CDS encoding DUF4386 domain-containing protein; the encoded protein is MSAIQHSEQSARRMARLAGLSYLIYTLAGLYITFGPLPGLSTLLSGEAPPERDEFLFRTGFLAEMVMYIFVVVSAAAMYAVLRSVSQGTAMVGAFCRLIEGAMGATFIVFKYAAFAAVVNPDLSPGFSGEERSALVTLLRDVYGSTIYLLLIPMAVGGVLYFALFFRARFIPRWLAAWGVLTYFVIGTLAGVIILFPSVREHVMLFFIPGALFEWVVAFWLLFAGINTRHWWGKSSGATEGATAP
- a CDS encoding SET domain-containing protein, producing MLLVDTYLAPSPLEGLGVFASQTIPAGTLVWVLDPAVDLILTEAQLAERPQIYRQFMQRYAYFDRSLNGYLLDGDHARFLNHAAEPNIDFRADGNGEARREILPGEEILCDYSQFMENVVLLPSSARPGAAIVAA
- a CDS encoding histone deacetylase family protein — protein: MKTTIFDSPASRLHLVPPGHPEHVGRYEAVREALLALPGCDWREAPTAAMTDVARFHSAAHVDRVLTACADAPAGQWLALDPDTLVCDRSAAAALGAVGAAVAAVNQVIADEGGAAFVLARPPGHHAEPDRPMGFCLFNTIAIAAAHALEVHDLTSVAIVDIDVHHGNGTQCLAEREARVFFASLHQAPLYPGTGGEGETGLNGNVLNCPMPDGVTGQQWRQRFEAAVLPALRRARPQLVLVSAGFDAHADDPVGGWGLRSNDYAWAAGQLAGIARDFGGSRLVSVLEGGYDCPALGRSAAAFVDALSQA
- a CDS encoding histidine phosphatase family protein → MTEIDTTGAARRGYITIARHGQPLANREAMMDWRGYEDWWDNIYQPAPLVEGQVAPEPLKDQAVGARTIFASTLRRAIETAQAVAPGRELVIEGDFVEAELPPPPWPGRFMAKTWGVFARCTWWLGQSRGRESRIEADQRAARAVGRLIEAAESGPVVCCAHGWFNRMMRPHLKAAGWVCVRDGGDSYWSWRRYEYRGDRGAD
- a CDS encoding exodeoxyribonuclease VII small subunit; amino-acid sequence: MASEPHADIATLSFENALAELEGIVRQLESGEVELERSIEIYERGAALRAYCDSKLKSAELKVEKIVRGEDGQPATEPAGLDPA
- a CDS encoding tRNA-binding protein, which encodes MTDTAPGTASIEDFLKLDIRVGTVVRAEDFPEARKPAIRLWIDFGGELGTRKSSAQITAHYTPDALIGRQVLAVVNFPPRQIGPMRSEVLTLGVSDGMGEIVLMAPDQAVPDGSRLH
- a CDS encoding polyprenyl synthetase family protein, which produces MENFEQRLNEHADRVTVALDALLPRAEGPEAHLNSAMRYAALGPGKRLRPFLTIEAGHLVHADERGVLRAACALECIHAYSLIHDDLPCMDDDDMRRGRPTVHKAYDEATAVLAGDGLQSIAYEILAHPDTHQRGSVRARLVERLSRASGPYGMVGGQMIDIRAETEQFDISVVTRMHRMKTGALISYAVEAATILKDVDDPVRRALEGFAHDLGLAYQITDDLLDATGDEDEAGKAVGKDAGQGKATFVTILGIEGARDRSRHLAAQAKEHLDPFGARADVLREAVDFILARRS